One segment of Paenibacillus sp. FSL R7-0337 DNA contains the following:
- a CDS encoding PD40 domain-containing protein produces the protein MNNRTWKLAVVPALLMTLAACSSNQASTPAVSPSPQPTAAPVEASVQPTEGPKATPAPAEAAGVKVGEVKQYEQIAISDWKDDHTIVVSKANDKLGPIASGELKGSYPQSLYFFHLNTGKYDLITEKANMMLGDAKLSADQLFLLYSEFSLGDPVYNVMDLGSKKTFTIKGDTIAGAMGAEWADKDTVVGPAYSGGAYTATTSMKIAPVEGLGGEGLIVVRQIKNKIYYTSNSNDSLHTLNLNTKEKADLNIPGTSSVNPSPDEEQMLILQYKENTQALLLSGTDGKNPRTLVEGAELGSVSWSPDQRLVAYSVTIEEKGTTKNTLYVYDLSSDKSVQIAESNGTMTTSWSPNGKQLAYTERDDSGSSSSIVQLK, from the coding sequence ATGAATAATCGAACATGGAAGCTGGCGGTAGTTCCAGCCTTGTTAATGACACTTGCAGCTTGCAGCTCGAATCAGGCTAGTACTCCGGCGGTTAGCCCCAGCCCGCAGCCAACAGCAGCTCCTGTAGAAGCGTCTGTCCAGCCGACGGAAGGGCCGAAGGCTACACCGGCACCTGCTGAAGCTGCTGGCGTAAAGGTTGGGGAAGTTAAGCAGTATGAGCAAATCGCGATTTCCGACTGGAAAGATGATCACACCATTGTCGTGTCCAAGGCGAACGATAAGCTTGGGCCGATCGCCTCGGGAGAGCTGAAGGGGTCTTATCCGCAGAGCCTGTATTTCTTCCATCTGAATACCGGCAAATACGATTTGATTACTGAGAAGGCGAACATGATGCTGGGGGATGCCAAGCTATCCGCCGATCAGTTGTTTCTGCTGTATAGTGAATTCTCCCTGGGCGATCCTGTCTACAATGTAATGGACCTGGGGTCCAAGAAGACCTTCACCATCAAGGGCGATACCATTGCCGGGGCAATGGGAGCCGAGTGGGCAGATAAGGATACAGTAGTGGGTCCAGCTTACAGCGGCGGCGCTTATACAGCGACTACTTCTATGAAGATTGCGCCGGTGGAGGGACTGGGCGGGGAAGGCCTGATTGTTGTAAGACAAATCAAGAATAAGATCTATTACACCAGTAATTCGAATGACTCGCTGCACACCCTGAACCTGAATACTAAGGAAAAGGCAGACCTAAATATTCCAGGTACCAGCAGCGTAAACCCTTCGCCGGACGAAGAACAAATGCTGATCCTGCAGTATAAGGAGAATACCCAGGCGCTGCTGCTCAGCGGCACAGACGGTAAGAATCCGCGGACCCTGGTGGAAGGCGCTGAACTTGGGTCCGTCTCCTGGTCTCCAGACCAACGTCTGGTCGCCTATAGTGTAACTATTGAGGAGAAGGGGACAACGAAGAATACCTTATATGTCTACGACCTGTCTTCTGATAAGTCCGTTCAGATTGCGGAGAGCAACGGGACGATGACCACCTCATGGAGCCCCAATGGCAAGCAGCTTGCGTATACGGAGCGGGATGACAGCGGCAGCAGCAGCAGTATAGTACAGTTAAAGTAG
- the qoxD gene encoding cytochrome aa3 quinol oxidase subunit IV produces the protein MMKQLFPIKHVMGYVASLVLSAAALIVIYGDLSSSANMVVLLITALIQASLQLFVFMHIGESADSKKELYINIAYAMFVALVTIFGTLFIFVWGWYA, from the coding sequence ATGATGAAGCAACTATTCCCAATTAAGCATGTGATGGGTTATGTAGCCTCTCTGGTCCTCTCTGCCGCTGCACTGATTGTTATTTATGGAGACCTGTCCTCCAGTGCCAATATGGTGGTGCTGCTAATCACAGCGCTAATCCAGGCTTCCTTGCAGCTGTTTGTGTTCATGCACATCGGAGAATCGGCCGATTCCAAAAAAGAACTGTATATCAACATCGCATATGCCATGTTCGTGGCCCTGGTCACCATCTTCGGCACCCTGTTCATCTTCGTATGGGGCTGGTATGCTTAG
- the qoxC gene encoding cytochrome aa3 quinol oxidase subunit III: MKIDASKPLEYSTEENSNKIFGFWVFLGAEIPLFATLFTVYFVMVNRYASGPSGSELFEIGPVLMETFLLLSSSFTIGLAVHAMRHGYKKAMMVFMAITLVMGLAFVGIEIDEFFTYVHEGATLQTSGFLSSLFILLGTHGLHVSFGLLWGIGIMIQLWKRGITPATANKTFIFSLFWHFLDVVWIFIFSFVYLKGLM; the protein is encoded by the coding sequence ATGAAAATAGATGCGTCCAAGCCGCTCGAATATTCAACGGAAGAGAACAGTAACAAGATCTTCGGCTTCTGGGTCTTTCTCGGAGCCGAGATCCCTCTCTTCGCTACGCTGTTCACAGTATATTTCGTAATGGTTAACCGCTATGCCAGCGGACCTAGCGGCAGCGAGCTGTTCGAGATCGGCCCGGTGCTGATGGAGACCTTCCTCCTGCTGTCGAGTTCCTTCACTATCGGTCTGGCTGTCCATGCCATGCGGCATGGCTACAAGAAAGCTATGATGGTCTTCATGGCGATTACGCTGGTGATGGGTCTTGCTTTTGTCGGTATCGAAATCGACGAGTTCTTCACTTATGTGCATGAAGGAGCTACCCTGCAGACCAGCGGCTTCCTCTCCAGTCTGTTCATACTACTGGGAACGCATGGTCTTCACGTCAGCTTCGGCCTGCTGTGGGGAATTGGCATTATGATTCAGCTGTGGAAGCGCGGCATTACTCCCGCTACCGCCAACAAAACGTTCATCTTCTCCTTGTTCTGGCACTTCTTAGACGTGGTCTGGATCTTTATCTTCAGCTTCGTCTACCTGAAAGGACTGATGTGA